The nucleotide sequence TGTATGTGAACGTGCCCGTTGGCGTGGCGCTCATGGCCGGCATTGCTTTGAGCCTGGCGCCTGCCGCCATTCGCAGCCCCAAACCCAGCCTGGACTTGCCCGGCGCGGTGGGCATCACACTGGGCATGGGCACCTTGCTGTTTGCAATTTCGCAGGCTGCGCACCTAGGGTGGACCTCTGCCACCGTGTTGGGCTGCTTGCTGGCGGCGGCGGTGCTGCTGAACTGGTTTGTGGGCGTGGAAATGCGCGCAGCGCAGCCCTTGGTGCGCATGGACATCTTCAAAGTGCACAACGTGCGGGTGGGCAATGTGCTGGTGATGTGCATGGGCGTTGCCATGACCGCCACCACGTTTTTAAGCTCAGTGGTGCTGCAGGGCGTGGTGGGCTATAGCGCGCTGGACGCGGGCCTGGCGATCTTGCCCCTGGGTGTGACCTTTGCGGCGGCGGCTGTGATGTCACGCATCTGGATGGACCGTGGTGTGAAGCGCTTGCCCCTGTACGGCGGCTTGATCTGCGCGGCGGGTGCCAGCTGGATGGCGGTGTTGCCACTGGCACCTGGTTTCGTGGCGGACATCTTGGGCCCCATGGTGCTCATGGGCTTGGGGCTGGGATTGATGGTCATGACCGTGACCCACACGGCGATAGATGGCGTACCCGCCAAAGACGCGGGCCTGGCCTCCGGCCTGTTCAACACCGCCAGACAACTGGGCGCAGCATTTGGCGTCGCTATCTTGTCGACCCTGGCCCACAGTGTGACCGCACACAGCCCCTTGCAAACAGAACTTCTTGCGCAACTACAAGGCTTTCAAGCCGCGTTTGGGGCCACGGCGGGCTTTGTCGCGCTAGCTGGCTTGTTGTCTTTGCTGCTACACACCCCGCAGAAAGCTGATTGAAATAGGCCCGGACCCCGCATAGAAAAAGCGCAGACAGCTACAACAAACATAGCTGTCTGCGCATATTACATGGGCGCTAGCACCCGTTTTGCTTGGCTTGCTCAGCGGCATGGGCCTCTGCCAAGCACGACAAAAACGCCCGTGTCACCCGCGATGCCTGGGGCGAGCGCCGCACAATGCCGAAGAAGCTGCAGGCGTAGTTCAACACGGCTGGGTTCAAGGCCCGCATTTGCCCTGTGCGCACAAAAGCTTCTGCGTAATGGTCGGGCAAAAAACCCAGGTACTGGCCCGACAAAATCAGCGTAGCAATGGACTCTTGGTCGTAGCCCGTGGCTTTGCGTGGCAGGCGCACTTGTTGGCTCAAGTCCATATTGGGCGAGTGGTAGCCCAGCCCCGCGAAATGGTGGGCGCGCAGGTCGTCCCAGCCCATGGCCGCAGCCTTGGCTTTGGCTTTTGCACCAAACAGCGCGTGCTGGGCACCGCAGTACAGCAGCATGGTCTCGTCAAACAAGGGCTCGTAAATCAGCGTTTCCGAGCTGCGGTGGCCCGGGATGACGCCCACTTGGAACTGCCCGTCGATCACGCCGCGCTCAATGGTGTTGATGGGCGCCACATGCAGGTGCAAACCCACATCCGGTGCCAGTGCCGCAAACTTGGCAATGGCGTCGCCAATATGCGCGGCTGGGTTGCTGGCGGTTTTGTCAAACACGGCAATATGCAACTCGCCCCCCATGCGGCGGTGGATCTCGTCCACACTGGCACGAAAGGCATCGGCCCCGGCGAGCAAACGCAAGGTCTCGCGGTAAATCTGCTCGCCCTCGGTGGTCAGTGAAAACCCAGCACGCCCACGGCGGCACAAGGTCAAGCCCAAGCGGGTCTCCAAGTCTTTGACATGGCGGCTCACCGTAGAGGTGCCGATATTGAGCTCCAGCTCCGCCGCCGCCATGCCGCCGCACTCCACCACGCTTTTGAACACGCGCAAGAGGCGTATGTCCATATCGCTCAACTGGCCTAAGGCGGCTCGGCTTTTTACTTGCATAAACTAGCAACCAAATATTGATACATAAACATTTATAAGAGTAACAGATGGCATAACAATGCTGCGAAAACCACCATTACTGGAGCCACCCCATGAACATGAATGACGCAGCCCCCTTGGCCGCCCCCCGCACCGACGCCGCTTGGCTGGATGCCCATTGGATGCCCTACACCGGCAACCGCGACTTCAAAGCCAACCCGCGCATCATGGTGGGCGCCAAAGGCTGCTACTACACCGACCAACACGGCAAGCAAATCTTTGACGGTCTATCAGGCCTGTGGTGCAGCGGCTTAGGCCACGGCCGCCAAGAGTTGGTGGATGCGGTCACCCGCCAGATGGCCACCTTGGACTACTCCCCGGCGTTTCAGTTTGGCCACCCCTTGTCGTTCGAGCTGGCCAACAAGCTCAAGGAACTCACCCCTGCTGGGCTGGACTATGTGTTCTTCACCGGCTCGGGTTCGGAGTCTGCCGACACCTCTTTGAAAATGGCACGCGCTTACTGGCGCGCCAAAGGCCAAGCCAGCAAGACCTTGCTGATTGGCCGCGAAAAAGGCTACCACGGCGTGAACTTTGGTGGCATTTCGGTAGGCGGTTTGGTGGCCAACCGCAAGATGTTTGGCCAAGGCATTCAGGCCGACCACTTGCCCCACACCATGCTGGCCAGCAATGCCTTCACACGCGGCATGGCCGACAAAGGTGCTGACTTGGCCGACGACTTGCTGCGCCTGATTGCCCTGCACGACGCCAGCAACATCGCCGCCGTGATTGTGGAACCCATGTCAGGCTCAGCCGGCGTGATCATCCCGCCCAAGGGCTACTTGCAACGCCTGCGCGACATCTGCACTGCCAACAACATCTTGCTGATATTTGACGAAGTGATC is from Rhodoferax aquaticus and encodes:
- a CDS encoding aspartate aminotransferase family protein, which produces MNMNDAAPLAAPRTDAAWLDAHWMPYTGNRDFKANPRIMVGAKGCYYTDQHGKQIFDGLSGLWCSGLGHGRQELVDAVTRQMATLDYSPAFQFGHPLSFELANKLKELTPAGLDYVFFTGSGSESADTSLKMARAYWRAKGQASKTLLIGREKGYHGVNFGGISVGGLVANRKMFGQGIQADHLPHTMLASNAFTRGMADKGADLADDLLRLIALHDASNIAAVIVEPMSGSAGVIIPPKGYLQRLRDICTANNILLIFDEVITGFGRMGAWTGAEAFGVTPDIMNVAKQITNGAQPLGAVLAKKDIYDTFMAQGGPNYMLEFAHGYTYSAHPMACAVGLATLDILQRENMVDKVKALAPYFENAVHSLKGSKHVTDIRNYGLAAGFTIDAVPGEPARRPYEIAMAMLQKGFYVRYGGDTIQLAPPFISTPAQIDSLVNALGETFNQTA
- a CDS encoding LysR family transcriptional regulator encodes the protein MQVKSRAALGQLSDMDIRLLRVFKSVVECGGMAAAELELNIGTSTVSRHVKDLETRLGLTLCRRGRAGFSLTTEGEQIYRETLRLLAGADAFRASVDEIHRRMGGELHIAVFDKTASNPAAHIGDAIAKFAALAPDVGLHLHVAPINTIERGVIDGQFQVGVIPGHRSSETLIYEPLFDETMLLYCGAQHALFGAKAKAKAAAMGWDDLRAHHFAGLGYHSPNMDLSQQVRLPRKATGYDQESIATLILSGQYLGFLPDHYAEAFVRTGQMRALNPAVLNYACSFFGIVRRSPQASRVTRAFLSCLAEAHAAEQAKQNGC
- a CDS encoding MFS transporter codes for the protein MSSTTVAHSAPSLIYPHVAPWVAVAIACIASFMVVMDGAIVNVALPAMRADLHLSAVATQWVIDAYLLALGGFMLLAARASDLFGRKAVLQTGLAVFTLASLGGGIATSGAALLLARAVQGLGASALATSTLAVIVAVYPGGRQRAQAISWWAATSSIGSAMGVVLGGWLTSQAGWRWVMYVNVPVGVALMAGIALSLAPAAIRSPKPSLDLPGAVGITLGMGTLLFAISQAAHLGWTSATVLGCLLAAAVLLNWFVGVEMRAAQPLVRMDIFKVHNVRVGNVLVMCMGVAMTATTFLSSVVLQGVVGYSALDAGLAILPLGVTFAAAAVMSRIWMDRGVKRLPLYGGLICAAGASWMAVLPLAPGFVADILGPMVLMGLGLGLMVMTVTHTAIDGVPAKDAGLASGLFNTARQLGAAFGVAILSTLAHSVTAHSPLQTELLAQLQGFQAAFGATAGFVALAGLLSLLLHTPQKAD